In Populus alba chromosome 9, ASM523922v2, whole genome shotgun sequence, a genomic segment contains:
- the LOC118035105 gene encoding N-terminal acetyltransferase A complex catalytic subunit NAA10: MVCIRKATIDDLLAMQACNLLCLPENYQMKYYFYHILSWPHLLYVAEDYNGRIVGYVLAKMEEESNECHGHITSLAVLRTHRKLGLATKLMNAAQTAMEQVFGAEYVSLHVRKSNRAAFNLYTETLGYKIHDVEAKYYADGEDAYDMRKQLKGKQSHHHGHHHHHHHGGGCCSGGARPMEARPELKSEAKAGTKAESKTG; the protein is encoded by the exons ATGGTGTGCATAAGGAAGGCGACCATAGACGACTTGTTGGCAATGCAAGCATGCAACTTACTATGCTTGCCCGAAAATTACCAGATGAAATATTACTTTTACCACATCCTCTCTTGGCCGCATCTCCTCTATGTCGCTGAAGATTACAACGGCCGAATTGTCGGTTACGTTTTGGCCAAAATGGAAGAAGAATCGAACGAGTGTCATGGTCATATCACTTCTCTCGCTGTCCTTCGTACTCACCGTAAGCTTGGCCTCGCTACCAAGCTCATGAACGCCGCCCAAACCGCCATGGAACAG GTATTTGGAGCAGAGTATGTGTCGCTGCATGTGAGGAAGAGTAATCGTGCAGCTTTCAATCTGTATACAGAAACATTAGGCTATAAGATTCATGATGTGGAAGCAAAGTATTATGCAGATGGGGAGGATGCATATGATATGAGGAAGCAGCTGAAGGGAAAGCAGAGTCATCATCAtggtcaccaccaccaccaccaccatggtGGTGGGTGTTGTTCAGGTGGTGCCAGGCCCATGGAAGCTCGACCAGAATTGAAATCAGAGGCAAAAGCTGGCACCAAGGCAGAATCAAAAACGGGTTGA
- the LOC118035104 gene encoding protein PNS1 isoform X2: MGAAEPVVERESERREEGEKEEEGNERKEEGGDVEKGEVLGVQGKVIDSSNFDVNNDLNNQFGGSHVAMMQRLNPTNPLRIVIGGSSGMPTPSPSRTSLPRSAPIPETSLPRSAPIPQPSQTTLNSRRYTNKISLFLFVFHMVAAVGLVSFLIFKGIQGLIEASESVKRKERRILKFYLPQVETASLLSITLAFVWQKAVRQWPRIMVPFILWSSFFLSLSAGILLICFQRASTDGVGVCLIAFAIGNGLYACWVTQRIGFCTEILIKSLEPVPKFGDLNQPTYWMLGVGFMWMSLWILAVIGAMNFHFTPLVIIVLVLSLAWTAEVMRNIVNLTVSRVIALYYLRGMQSIPQNCFQRAFTQNLGSACLGSLFVPTIEALRVVVRGLNLLEGEDEFMFSCAHCCLNVMQSIFRYGNGWAFVQVATYGKGFVQASQDTWQLFVRQGMESIVDSDITSSICFLTGVCSGSICVIVVAAWTARVHQTFTATLSLLSFFIGYLMTRIAMAVPHACVSCYYVCYAENPSNILFDKTIQDHQRTMADHGVAPATPRVPRRFSAAEA; the protein is encoded by the exons atgGGCGCTGCAGAACCT gtggtagagagagagagtgagaggaGAGAGGAGggggagaaggaggaggaggggaATGAGAGGAAAGAAGAGGGGGGAGATGTGGAGAAAGGAGAAGTGTTGGGTGTCCAAGGAAAGGTGATAGACAGCAGTAACTTTGATGTAAATAATGATCTAAATAACCAGTTTGGAGGTTCTCATGTGGCAATGATGCAAAGGTTGAACCCAACAAACCCTTTGAGGATTGTCATCGGTGGTTCTTCCGGAATGCCTACTCCTTCTCCTTCTCGGACTTCTCTGCCTCGTTCTGCACCAATCCCAGAA ACTTCTCTGCCTCGTTCTGCACCAATCCCACAA CCATCACAAACAACATTGAATTCAAGAAGATACACCAACAAAATATCTCTGTTTCTGTTTGTCTTTCACATGGTTGCCGCTGTTGGGCTAGTATCTTTCCTTATATTCAAGGGAATTCAAGGACTAATAGAAGCTTCGGAAAGTGttaaaaggaaagagaggagGATATTGAAGTTTTACCTCCCACAAGTTGAAACAGCATCTCTACTAAGCATTACTCTAGCGTTTGTATGGCAAAAGGCAGTTAGGCAATGGCCCAGGATCATGGTTCCCTTCATATTGTGGAGCTCTTTTTTCTTGTCATTATCGGCCGgaattcttttaatttgcttCCAAAGGGCTTCTACCGATGGTGTTGGAGTTTGTCTTATTGCTTTCGCAATCGGCAATGGCTTATATGCTTGCTGGGTTACCCAGAGAATTGGATTTTGCACCGAGATTTTGATTAAATCGCTTGAACCGGTTCCAAAATTCGGTGATTTGAACCAACCCACTTATTGGATGCTTGGAGTTGGATTCATGTGGATGTCTTTGTGGATTTTAGCTGTAATTGGAGCCATGAATTTCCACTTTACTCCTTTGGTAATTATTGTATTGGTTTTAAGCTTGGCTTGGACTGCAGAAGTTATGAGGAACATCGTTAATCTGACTGTTAGTAGGGTGATCGCTCTATATTATCTTCGAGGAATGCAATCTATCCCTCAGAATTGTTTCCAAAGAGCTTTTACTCAGAACCTTGGAAGTGCTTGTTTGGGGTCTCTTTTTGTGCCAACTATTGAAGCACTGAGAGTTGTTGTTCGGGGTTTGAATTTGCTAGAGGGAGAGGATGAATTCATGTTTTCCTGTGCTCACTGCTGTCTTAATGTTATGCAGTCTATCTTCAGATATGGCAACGGCTGGGCCTTTGTACAG GTAGCTACATATGGAAAAGGATTTGTGCAGGCGTCACAAGACACCTGGCAACTATTTGTAAGACAAGGAATGGAATCCATTGTGGACTCGGACATAACCAGCTCGATTTGCTTCCTCACAGGTGTATGCAGTGGATCCATTTGCGTTATTGTTGTGGCTGCCTGGACTGCCAGAGTGCATCAAACCTTCACTGCTACTCTCTCGCTCCTGTCCTTTTTCATTGGATACCTCATG ACCAGGATTGCCATGGCAGTGCCGCATGCCTGTGTGAGCTGTTACTATGTTTGCTACGCAGAAAATCCTAGTAACATATTGTTTGATAAAACCATCCAGGATCATCAAAGGACGATGGCCGATCACGGTGTTGCCCCGGCCACGCCTCGAGTGCCCCGTAGATTTTCAGCGGCCGAGGCATGA
- the LOC118035104 gene encoding protein PNS1 isoform X1 yields the protein MGAAEPVVERESERREEGEKEEEGNERKEEGGDVEKGEVLGVQGKVIDSSNFDVNNDLNNQFGGSHVAMMQRLNPTNPLRIVIGGSSGMPTPSPSRTSLPRSAPIPETSLPRSAESAPIPETSLPRSAPIPQPSQTTLNSRRYTNKISLFLFVFHMVAAVGLVSFLIFKGIQGLIEASESVKRKERRILKFYLPQVETASLLSITLAFVWQKAVRQWPRIMVPFILWSSFFLSLSAGILLICFQRASTDGVGVCLIAFAIGNGLYACWVTQRIGFCTEILIKSLEPVPKFGDLNQPTYWMLGVGFMWMSLWILAVIGAMNFHFTPLVIIVLVLSLAWTAEVMRNIVNLTVSRVIALYYLRGMQSIPQNCFQRAFTQNLGSACLGSLFVPTIEALRVVVRGLNLLEGEDEFMFSCAHCCLNVMQSIFRYGNGWAFVQVATYGKGFVQASQDTWQLFVRQGMESIVDSDITSSICFLTGVCSGSICVIVVAAWTARVHQTFTATLSLLSFFIGYLMTRIAMAVPHACVSCYYVCYAENPSNILFDKTIQDHQRTMADHGVAPATPRVPRRFSAAEA from the exons atgGGCGCTGCAGAACCT gtggtagagagagagagtgagaggaGAGAGGAGggggagaaggaggaggaggggaATGAGAGGAAAGAAGAGGGGGGAGATGTGGAGAAAGGAGAAGTGTTGGGTGTCCAAGGAAAGGTGATAGACAGCAGTAACTTTGATGTAAATAATGATCTAAATAACCAGTTTGGAGGTTCTCATGTGGCAATGATGCAAAGGTTGAACCCAACAAACCCTTTGAGGATTGTCATCGGTGGTTCTTCCGGAATGCCTACTCCTTCTCCTTCTCGGACTTCTCTGCCTCGTTCTGCACCAATCCCAGAA ACTTCTCTGCCTCGTTCTGCAGAATCTGCACCAATCCCAGAA ACTTCTCTGCCTCGTTCTGCACCAATCCCACAA CCATCACAAACAACATTGAATTCAAGAAGATACACCAACAAAATATCTCTGTTTCTGTTTGTCTTTCACATGGTTGCCGCTGTTGGGCTAGTATCTTTCCTTATATTCAAGGGAATTCAAGGACTAATAGAAGCTTCGGAAAGTGttaaaaggaaagagaggagGATATTGAAGTTTTACCTCCCACAAGTTGAAACAGCATCTCTACTAAGCATTACTCTAGCGTTTGTATGGCAAAAGGCAGTTAGGCAATGGCCCAGGATCATGGTTCCCTTCATATTGTGGAGCTCTTTTTTCTTGTCATTATCGGCCGgaattcttttaatttgcttCCAAAGGGCTTCTACCGATGGTGTTGGAGTTTGTCTTATTGCTTTCGCAATCGGCAATGGCTTATATGCTTGCTGGGTTACCCAGAGAATTGGATTTTGCACCGAGATTTTGATTAAATCGCTTGAACCGGTTCCAAAATTCGGTGATTTGAACCAACCCACTTATTGGATGCTTGGAGTTGGATTCATGTGGATGTCTTTGTGGATTTTAGCTGTAATTGGAGCCATGAATTTCCACTTTACTCCTTTGGTAATTATTGTATTGGTTTTAAGCTTGGCTTGGACTGCAGAAGTTATGAGGAACATCGTTAATCTGACTGTTAGTAGGGTGATCGCTCTATATTATCTTCGAGGAATGCAATCTATCCCTCAGAATTGTTTCCAAAGAGCTTTTACTCAGAACCTTGGAAGTGCTTGTTTGGGGTCTCTTTTTGTGCCAACTATTGAAGCACTGAGAGTTGTTGTTCGGGGTTTGAATTTGCTAGAGGGAGAGGATGAATTCATGTTTTCCTGTGCTCACTGCTGTCTTAATGTTATGCAGTCTATCTTCAGATATGGCAACGGCTGGGCCTTTGTACAG GTAGCTACATATGGAAAAGGATTTGTGCAGGCGTCACAAGACACCTGGCAACTATTTGTAAGACAAGGAATGGAATCCATTGTGGACTCGGACATAACCAGCTCGATTTGCTTCCTCACAGGTGTATGCAGTGGATCCATTTGCGTTATTGTTGTGGCTGCCTGGACTGCCAGAGTGCATCAAACCTTCACTGCTACTCTCTCGCTCCTGTCCTTTTTCATTGGATACCTCATG ACCAGGATTGCCATGGCAGTGCCGCATGCCTGTGTGAGCTGTTACTATGTTTGCTACGCAGAAAATCCTAGTAACATATTGTTTGATAAAACCATCCAGGATCATCAAAGGACGATGGCCGATCACGGTGTTGCCCCGGCCACGCCTCGAGTGCCCCGTAGATTTTCAGCGGCCGAGGCATGA
- the LOC118035104 gene encoding protein PNS1 isoform X3 — protein MGAAEPVVERESERREEGEKEEEGNERKEEGGDVEKGEVLGVQGKVIDSSNFDVNNDLNNQFGGSHVAMMQRLNPTNPLRIVIGGSSGMPTPSPSRTSLPRSAPIPEPSQTTLNSRRYTNKISLFLFVFHMVAAVGLVSFLIFKGIQGLIEASESVKRKERRILKFYLPQVETASLLSITLAFVWQKAVRQWPRIMVPFILWSSFFLSLSAGILLICFQRASTDGVGVCLIAFAIGNGLYACWVTQRIGFCTEILIKSLEPVPKFGDLNQPTYWMLGVGFMWMSLWILAVIGAMNFHFTPLVIIVLVLSLAWTAEVMRNIVNLTVSRVIALYYLRGMQSIPQNCFQRAFTQNLGSACLGSLFVPTIEALRVVVRGLNLLEGEDEFMFSCAHCCLNVMQSIFRYGNGWAFVQVATYGKGFVQASQDTWQLFVRQGMESIVDSDITSSICFLTGVCSGSICVIVVAAWTARVHQTFTATLSLLSFFIGYLMTRIAMAVPHACVSCYYVCYAENPSNILFDKTIQDHQRTMADHGVAPATPRVPRRFSAAEA, from the exons atgGGCGCTGCAGAACCT gtggtagagagagagagtgagaggaGAGAGGAGggggagaaggaggaggaggggaATGAGAGGAAAGAAGAGGGGGGAGATGTGGAGAAAGGAGAAGTGTTGGGTGTCCAAGGAAAGGTGATAGACAGCAGTAACTTTGATGTAAATAATGATCTAAATAACCAGTTTGGAGGTTCTCATGTGGCAATGATGCAAAGGTTGAACCCAACAAACCCTTTGAGGATTGTCATCGGTGGTTCTTCCGGAATGCCTACTCCTTCTCCTTCTCGGACTTCTCTGCCTCGTTCTGCACCAATCCCAGAA CCATCACAAACAACATTGAATTCAAGAAGATACACCAACAAAATATCTCTGTTTCTGTTTGTCTTTCACATGGTTGCCGCTGTTGGGCTAGTATCTTTCCTTATATTCAAGGGAATTCAAGGACTAATAGAAGCTTCGGAAAGTGttaaaaggaaagagaggagGATATTGAAGTTTTACCTCCCACAAGTTGAAACAGCATCTCTACTAAGCATTACTCTAGCGTTTGTATGGCAAAAGGCAGTTAGGCAATGGCCCAGGATCATGGTTCCCTTCATATTGTGGAGCTCTTTTTTCTTGTCATTATCGGCCGgaattcttttaatttgcttCCAAAGGGCTTCTACCGATGGTGTTGGAGTTTGTCTTATTGCTTTCGCAATCGGCAATGGCTTATATGCTTGCTGGGTTACCCAGAGAATTGGATTTTGCACCGAGATTTTGATTAAATCGCTTGAACCGGTTCCAAAATTCGGTGATTTGAACCAACCCACTTATTGGATGCTTGGAGTTGGATTCATGTGGATGTCTTTGTGGATTTTAGCTGTAATTGGAGCCATGAATTTCCACTTTACTCCTTTGGTAATTATTGTATTGGTTTTAAGCTTGGCTTGGACTGCAGAAGTTATGAGGAACATCGTTAATCTGACTGTTAGTAGGGTGATCGCTCTATATTATCTTCGAGGAATGCAATCTATCCCTCAGAATTGTTTCCAAAGAGCTTTTACTCAGAACCTTGGAAGTGCTTGTTTGGGGTCTCTTTTTGTGCCAACTATTGAAGCACTGAGAGTTGTTGTTCGGGGTTTGAATTTGCTAGAGGGAGAGGATGAATTCATGTTTTCCTGTGCTCACTGCTGTCTTAATGTTATGCAGTCTATCTTCAGATATGGCAACGGCTGGGCCTTTGTACAG GTAGCTACATATGGAAAAGGATTTGTGCAGGCGTCACAAGACACCTGGCAACTATTTGTAAGACAAGGAATGGAATCCATTGTGGACTCGGACATAACCAGCTCGATTTGCTTCCTCACAGGTGTATGCAGTGGATCCATTTGCGTTATTGTTGTGGCTGCCTGGACTGCCAGAGTGCATCAAACCTTCACTGCTACTCTCTCGCTCCTGTCCTTTTTCATTGGATACCTCATG ACCAGGATTGCCATGGCAGTGCCGCATGCCTGTGTGAGCTGTTACTATGTTTGCTACGCAGAAAATCCTAGTAACATATTGTTTGATAAAACCATCCAGGATCATCAAAGGACGATGGCCGATCACGGTGTTGCCCCGGCCACGCCTCGAGTGCCCCGTAGATTTTCAGCGGCCGAGGCATGA